The genomic region TGCTTTCAGCACCAAATATAAGCGTGAAGTGCTCAAGGATGACAGTGCTGATGCAGTTACAGTTGCTTTCTTTGGAGATGGGACTTGCAATAATGGACAGTTCTTTGAGTGCTTGAACATGGCTGCTCTTTGGAGGCTTCCAATTATTTTTGTTGTGGAGAACAATTTGTGGGCTATTGGAATGTCCCACGTTAGGGCAACTTCAGTTCCAGAGATTTGGAAGAAAGGACCTGCTTTTGGGATGCCAGGTGTTCATGTTGATGGGATGGATGTGTTGAAGGTGAGAGAAGTGGCTAAGGAAGCTGTAGCCAGAGCAAGGAGAGGCGATGGTCCTACACTTGTTGAATGTGAGACATACAGATTTAGAGGTCACTCATTGGCTGATCCTGATGAGCTTCGTGATCCTGGTAAGATTAGCTTTGTCTACCTTAACTGTGCCATTGCTATGATAAATGCAACCTGCACCTTTTAGATTTACATTAGAATCCCTTCCTTTTTGCATTTGTTTTATGAACAAAACAAATTCTTTATTGATGTCCATGGAAACACTGTAGAATCTATGACATGACAAAATTACATGTCCAATTTGAGCCTTATTTTTCGCAGATTAACTGCATTTGACTTGTAAGTTATCTAATAGCAGACTACTGTGTTCTCGAACCTCCTTAATGAAACTACCTAACTGTAACTATCTACGCTGCAAATGCTTATTTTCCActgtttttaattttcaatttagcaAGAGGAGGCACTCTACAGTTATTGATATTTATCTGGTAATGCATATTTGATAAGTTTCTTTTGCTATTGCAGCGGAAAAGGCTCATTATGCAGCAAGGGATCCAATAGTATCTTTAAGAAAATACCTTGTAGAGAATAATCTGGCCAATGAATTAGATTTGAAGGCAATTGAAAAGAAGATTGATGAGATTGTTGAAGATGCAGTGGAATTTGCAGATGCAAGCCCTCTTCCACAGCGTGGTCAGCTTCTTGAGAACGTGTTTGCAGATCCAAAAGGCTTTGGAATAGGACCAGATGGTAGATACAGATGCGAAGATCCTGGGTTTACTGCTGGCACAACACAAGTTTAAAGTTGCAATTAGACATTCTTTCCTGTCTTCAAAGTTTAAAGGTAATCTGGAAGCTTCTCAGATACTCCAATCCACGAGATGACATCAAGACCACTGTAACATCCTATCTAGTGAAAATTCATTTTATTTGAAGTATTCTTTACCTATTAACTTGTAAATTTGTTGGTCTCACTTTGATTAATTTTTAATGGTCCTTTACACAACAGTCGATGTGGATATCTTTTGCCCTAAGATGCTACTGGGCTTCAAGTGACATGTTTATAAGCATATATGTTGGTATAAAATGTATGCTTGTCTCATTTTTCAGATTGAATGTCTACTTAAGATGGTTTGCTTTAGACCATTGTTAGCTTTGTACAGTTTACTGTTATGCAGGCTGTAAATTGTACCCCTCTTGATTTGCTTTAGCTTACAAGTTATTTTTATGACTTTGAACTGAAGTAACTTTCTTTTGCAATACATCATGTGATTTATTGTAAGATTTGAACTACTGCATGCCTCTCACTTGATTGGATTGCAGAGTATATAATTGTCGATTTTTATGGGTAAAGAGGAAACAATATTAATTACTGATTCAATTGTAAATCTTTGTTTTGAAGAAAACTGCCCAACAAATTTttacatcaacattttgaatcacactcttATGATTCCTTCATCAAGCTAACTCAAACAAGAGATTGAGGATTGCTTGATTGGATTGCAGAGTATATAATTGTTGATTTTTATGGGTAAAGAGGAAACTATATTAATTACTGATTCAGTTGTAAATCTTTTTTATGAGAACTGTCTAATAGATTTTTagatcaacattttgaatcatgctctatgattcatcatcaagctaACTCAAACAGGAGATTGAGGATTGCATAGATTCTAGTTTCATGTATATAATACTCAAAATGCCAAGAAAGGTGTGTTACCTAGGAAATGCAATAGTAGCTTACAAGTATCGAACGGTTCAGGAAATGGCTTGAACTCCTAACCAAACGGTAACTCAGATATGAAAAAAGTAAGGTGCATGCAGATTTGAAAGGGGAATCATAAACTATACAAAAGTAGTGAAGCCAGTCTGAATTCAAATTCCagaggaaaaattgaaaaaaaaaaacagcaCAGTTTGAATGAGAGTTTTTTTTCAAAGTGAGGTTAGTAAAACAAAGGAAGAGCTAAAGCAGTCATGTTAATACCTAGACATGGATGTCTTCTGGACTTGGGTTAGAGTTTCAACACCCATAACCACATAAATCCAGACGGGGTTCACAAGCCCATTATGGCCATCATACTGGAAATAAAGGGCATTGATAATGGTTTGAAATTAATTAGCTGAGACCATATACAAACAAATCCTATAGCTATAATTGAGGGAAACCAAATCAAATTGATAACTAAAGAAAATATGATTAAGGGGTTTCTATtaatcaaagccaaaatcctgcTAATCAAATTATTATGCTGCTTTTGCTGGGTGTAATTAGTTATCTTCATTGTATCAAGTTGCAGGAAACTGTATCTCCGAGGTATGCTCCTAAGCCCCCCTTGGGCTTTGATTCGGGCGTGGGTGGTGCCTGGAAACTCTACCTGTTAGCCATAGGCATGGGGGGCTTGTGTTGGGTGTACTGGGCTTCTTTCTGAATGATACTTAGGGCGCTTCTAAGGCCATCTGtttcaaaacaacaacaaaaaaaaagacaTTAAAAAGCAATTATTTTGAACAGGTACTATAACCCATTTTTTATGTTGGCATAATGTTTACTTCACCTTAGATCGTCTCCATCTTAAGTGTGATATTGCACATATTAAATATTGAGTTAGAATATTAGGAATAGTTAATTTTTCTTATTTAATTAGCTGATAATGACATGTGTGCACCTTGACTTGAGGTACACAAGTGCTACCATCATCTCATCAATCATGTTTAGTTAGAATATTAGGAATAGTTAATTTTCTTATTTAACTAGCTGATAATGACTTGAGGTACACAAGTGCCACCATTAGCTGATAATGACTGAGTCTCCAACCGGGACTGCTCCCCACGCGTAAATCCGTGTCATCGTATGGCTCCCAAAATAACGTTAAATCCAGTCTACTGGCACTATATCCTTATATGCTTCATCCTTATATGCTTCTGGGGGAACTGGATTGTACACAAGTGCCACCATTATCTCGTCAATCCTTGATTGATAGTAGTTAGGTATGCTTCTGGGGGAACTGGATTGTACACAAGTGCCACCATTATCTCGTCAATCCTTGATTGATAGTAGTTAGGTACCAAGGATTGATAGTAGTTAGGTAACACCTTTGTTTAGTAAAGGCCACCTTTTTCTTAGATTGAATTAATCCACTTGTTTGAGAATAATTAGTAGTTAAACCCATATCTTTTGACCATCTCATCTTCTTGATTTATTGATCCAAGGATCTATATGCTGGCAAAGTTCTCTTTTGTAATTTGATCCATCATATAGAATATTGATTTTCATTATTTGCCAATTGTAATTTTCTTATCACCTCTAGGCATTTGGTGCTAGGAAGAATTATTATTAATGACTAAATTCTAACAATTTATCACAACATTTGACATTGAATTATCAATCATTAgtagtttatttaaaaaaaaaatcatttagagAGAGTTCTATTGCAGCCCTTCAAAGCATAAGAATATACTTCCAAACATACTTATTCTAACAATAAGGATAGCCAATAGCTAGCAAAAAGACATTATAGCCCAACATTACATGAACATTCTAACTATTTGATACCTACACAATGTTGGTAAAGCCACCTGATAAAAAAGGGACTAAGCCTTTGATACAATCAACCTAACAAAAGCCAACCTCAAATAAAACATGATTGTAAGACATAAATCTAAAACTCAATGTGACCCCTTAATTCTCGTCGCTTATAGGCACACCCACAATAGGTTGGAACACCTCCTTGATGCTTACTACACCTGTTGGTTTTGCCTTGAGCTCATTGATGAGTCGACCTTGCCAATGCTAGTAATTGTATGCCATTTCTAAGCTCTACCTTGTGATGCCATACTTGTTGATAGGACCATTACAGAACATTATTATAGTGTATTTATTACTATCTTTCAACCATCTTGTCATGTGAAACATTACTTCTGCCATCACCTTAGCCACATTACATTAATATGTCTCCTGAAGACTAGTTTCTTGCTTAAAAAATATGCCCTCATGATGCATTAGGGAGATGTAGTTTTCTTCTTTCACATAATGATCACCACACTCTTTCTTGCTCTTGCCACCTCCATTTTCTTTGTAGGCATTATATCTTCAAGTTCATCTCACATAAATACCTTCAACAACCATAGTTGCAAATTTGTATATTTGGAGTTATTATCTCTTCAAATTCATCTCATATAAATACCTTCAACAACCATAGTTGCAAATTTGCATCTACCACCATCAACTCAATATTTGCTATAAAATCTCCCTTATAATTGCTTTACACTTGTCAAACTCCAAACCTTTCTCTTTTGCCACCCCTTGTACAAACTTGAATGTTGCCTAATGCTCAATAAGGGAGTTGTGACTCTTTATTTCTACATTCAACCCAATTGGAGCTTGTTATCCTTACTCACTTTCTATACAACCTCTTTGCAAACAAACAACATCGACAAAACAAGGCACCAAAATGCTCCAAATTGACCACTCACAATGAGCAGGCAATATGTATTTCCACCAATGAATACAAAAAAAACCTTACAAACTCAGCTCTTGAACTAAATAATAAAGTTGGTTGATATATGTTACGTTTCTTTAGGTCTTTCCAAGAGTTATACATGACCATGTCATCGTTAATGGCTCTTGATTTGCACTTACATTTCCTAGGAGATCTACTATTATATTCAACATCTGTTTACAATGACCAAATTCGATATCCTACAAATTAGATTTTGTAGCCTTCATTTCTTCAACATTACCTTTTTAGTTTTCAATCCAAACTTTCTTTTAGTAGTAGCTTGAATCACTACCATTGAGACAACACCCACATCAATCTCGGGCTTCTCCTCGAGAGAAGCAACAACTATCAAGGTAGCTATTAATCCTTTTGCTTTCTACATTATTGTTAAATTTTATCTCTAGGAACagagagattttatctctaggaacAGAGAGCCCTATAAACAAATTTTCCAACCGATTTCCTAAGAACAAACCCCCCTACTAAATTTGAACTGCCTCTAGAGGTAGCATAACAAATTTAGTTTGATATGATCTTCAAGTGAAGATCTCCATATATCCTCTCTAGTGGTTTGATTTGCCTTGTTGCTATACCATCCTTGAACATGAATTTTGTGGTTAATTTTACTTAtgcatattatatttaattatttctaattggatataatttttattttttagtatAAGATTTTTAATCTTTTTGGAATTTGATGGGtgtaatttttaatcatttcaagcTGATCTAATTATAATGGAACAAGTTGTTCAGACCCTAAGATGCAATGAGTACACTAATAGGTGTAATAGGAATGTTTGATATGTGACATTTAATTTTGTATCAGTCTATCTAAGATTCAACAATAGTCGAAACACAACCGAGATTTAGTTGATGAGAGGTGAGTTATAGGAGCTACAGGTATAAACAAATAAATGATGCAAAATACAAATTCCAATATGGATGAGTGAAAAAGATTAAAATCATCCAACAAATAGGTGGATGCAATACATATAAGTAGTTTCTTAGATGCTTGACTTAAGCAAGTGACATATCCAAGAGGTCATGAGTTCAATTCTTAGTCACTCCCAAGCAAGAGGTAAGTTTATTTAACTATGCGGTCAAGATTTTAACTAACACTTAATGAATTAGTTGACTCATTTTGATATGACAAAGGTAATGAGGTTCTCTCAATCACCCACATTCAAGTGGTGgcttaatttagtttaattaagaAGTCAAGAGTTTAACTTTCAATTAGTAGATTAGTTAGTTAAATCCTTTTGAGGCAAAGGTGTTTTTGATTTAATAAAGGTGACCGACTAATCAAATGTGGTACTCAATTGCCATCAATTAAGGATTGATGAGATATTGCTAGCGTTTGTGTATCTTATTGTATATACACCATTATTAGATACATAGGTAAAGGAAATTAAATATTCCTAATATTTCAAGTAAAATTATTTAATAGGTGCATCACACTCGTACATATTTAAGGTGAAGTATGAATATTACACAAACACCAACCATTATGTGTAActtagatgaaataaaaaatgaatattGATGAATATGTGGTCATCTTGGATATCCATGAAGGCTAAAGCCCATAGGAAAAACCCCTcccaagaaaggaaaaatggaATAACATCTTAAAATACTTGCAAAATACGGCTCGTGAATGCTTTCACATAAAAGAGAGAATGAAGATGAAAAAAGTCACATGGTGAGAGCTATAGTAGGTCCCTTTACAATGGATAATGCATCTCCCTTTAAATAAATTCGTAGCTTGTCAAGTTGCCATATTATTACTCATggtggagtgaatgaagaaataaTGTTGAATATCTCTAGAAATTGTTGTTAGAACAAGTTAAACTACTACAAATGCGAGGTCCTCAAAGAGTATGCGAATTTGATTTTTCTTAATACATTAGATTAACTGTTATAGATTTAGTGAaggtatataataataaataaaaattgacaAACCATGATAATTTAACACAATACTAAATGTATGTGAGAAATTCTTTAGGGAAACTCCACTATTAAAGAGAGTTTGAAATGTGTATTAATCATCGGTGAACAAGAGTGCATAAAACAATACACTTCTCTCTTCATTATGACAACATTTCAACAACACATGTGAACGTTTGAATAACCCATGGAACTGCTATCTCATGCCTCTAATTTATAGAACAATGGGAGAGGAAAACCACAAATGGTTTATCAAAATAGTAAAAACCATGGGTTCATGCAAAACCCATGCTCCACATGAAGAACATCTTCTAAGAATAGTAAATCGCAATAATAGACATCATATTTGAATAACTACCCTACATGGATATACATCTTAAGAATGGTGTCCAACATCCTACACCAACATGCATGGGACCCACCTAATAAATGCAAGGTGCTCTATTACTCCTTGCTAGGGCCTAGGATTTGACAAAGTACCATAAATGACCTCAAATGAGTTTGTTATTGCCAACATTATACTCTACCTCCTTCACGAGTGTCATTACAATGAATATTTCTTGTAATAAGGATAATCGATTACAAAATAATAATCTCTCAACAACATGGGTCTCTCAGTATCTATTCCAATATTGTTTGTGTTACAACATTACTACATTAGAATTGCAATTAAATTTCACACTTCTTTAACAAAAAATGTTCGCGTGCCTTAATGTCAATGTTGAATACCgattaaaactaattgatgagatTAGGCACCATACAAGATTTGAGTATAACAACCATGTATGAATGATTGTCAATAGAGGTGTGATACTTGAATTTATGTGAAACAATTTGTGTCAAGATAGAAGCATGATTAATTATGGAAGGACAATGAGGATCAAAATACACCTTCATAACATCTAAAAAAGGAAATACATTCTATAGGTGCTATCATCAATTGTATTGGGATAAGTGTAGTCAACTTGTGGTTAGCATTGCCCTCAATTACATTATATAAAAATTTCTCTAGTCTTCTATAGGCCATCTAGTTATCCTAGGTGGCATCCAAGAAAAAAGTATGTTATATATTGAAGGTAGTGAGTATTGGTTGATCATCACATTATGAATTCTATTTTTGTCGACTTTTAGAAGTTTATCATTTTCAAGTGGTTTATTATTATCAACCATTTGCAATTATTTCTATAATATTTCTAAGTATTTGCTTTTGTAGTCTTCTATTGTGCAAGTTATTTAATTACAAGTGGTACCAAAGTATGATCTTGACATTTGGAAGACGAGAAACAAGACAATTATTAAAATTTTGGAGGTCACATTATGAAGTGCATAActctctcattttttttttttttgagaattgATCAAGGACATAAGAAGCTACTATAGTCCGAATTTTAGGTATTTCAAAGCTAACTTGAAGTAGTtattgtgaaattagggttttcatcaaaTTCTCTTAAAGGCTTTAAAATAATGACtttcttagatttttttttttttttaaagcgaGTTCTAGGTAAAGGTAAattatagtaatttttttagtattttttggttTGTTATGAATAAgttctaataaaaaatattttgaaggcATCACAATAGGACCACAAACTAGAGGTTGACCTAATAAACCTCACACACTAGGAAAATCTCCTAAGAAAGAGGATATAGATTTAAAGTTTTATTTAGTTGGAGCTTTAGATCCAATAGATGAAAAAGTGCACAAGTGAGAAGGTATGTAAAATACATACTCTTAAATATTAGTAGAAGTGACTAATATGAAAGGAGAAATGTTGGACATTAGGGAAACGATGTTACAACTCTAAGAATTATCTATGTGACACCCCTCTCTAAAGTAAAGACACAAGATGATCTTTTAAGCAACGAGAGTGGATCACAAAAACCAACCAATCTTGATTCAACTGCTAGCCTTTATACGGGATCATGGAACCTGTTGTCAAAGGTGGATATGGACAAGTTTGATGATCCACATAAATCAAATGATCCACATAAATCAAATGGGTTTCTTTTTGCATTAGATTCCAATCAGGCAAAAGTGACAGACTTCCTTATATCTAGAACTAGAACTTGAGCAATTCATTTGGTACTTGTTAgttaggggaagagtaccaatagctgaaatagttccaataaccgtcaccttaataccatgttgactccccaaaacataaaaaaaaaatggtcagtacataaataaaaaaataccagtaaatatttattttaacaccaatacatgttcacaaatgaattagtagttgaaaaccaaaaagtaaaaaaataaacaactactggtacatttcctattttaatacaaaacatcttgcacaaataataaacatttttatttttttaaaaacttaatgtttacatttgccactttatgcaagtggcttaagagtacaaatgtactccaattacaattacatatgcacaactattggtgcattacatgacataaaaacaatcaattgtaaacttcttagacactcaagtgtacattcttccaaatatcacttcacaCCTTCAAgcattaaatggatctgcatttggtacctgcatttgcaacaactagtgtaaggctccccaatatccaagaatttgcataaaatccaatttaaaaaaccaagtttcattcaaagcagGGAAGAAAATTGAACACttcgaagcaatggaggactgcatatttaatatgacatgaccgactgtttcccacaaaaatttaaatttgaaaatagctagctaccacaatcaAATGCATTGcacatttgaattatattataagacaaaattttccatgtcactttcactacaatccaattcattgcatattcctgAGCTCTGCAAATACCCTCTGCACATTCCTTACTCGAGGGCGCACATTCAGGTTGGTACACACAAAGTAACTAAATTCCCTCTGTTCAATGAATATTGTTAACtaaatgctataaatctttcaattcaaattatattgttttcaataaaccaacatttctttcaatatagtcactgtaaataatataaactagcatttctttcaatatagtcactttaaataatattaacaaccatattggatgtccaatgatggtttacctccttcctagctgcattatgctttgtctattgatgatttattCGTATGTGgtttacaatttcatttcaatgctctcttacagtttaataATGCCAAAATCCTCACAAAGAATGTTTAATAACGCCAAAATCATCACAGAGAATGGCAAAACAACTAAATATATTTTCGTtttcttcgaaaccccttcattatttatcattttcttttatgggtgcgctgttaaatggtgtctctctgtttataatgccaaaatcattacagcgaatgcaaaaaaaattgattattgttcatgattgttcgaaaccccttcattatttatcattacaataatgtgtatgcctgatactattacttacagtgactaaatacacacacacacacacacacacacacacacacacacacacacacacacacacacacacacacacacacacacacacacacacacatatatacaccaaGACATACAACTTTTATTACAAAGTTTAAAATGTGTGGTAAAAAAATATGTTGAACTCccgctatcttttttgccctaaaaacattgggaaatgaagattttttgtggcattttcattgtttgctttgccttcaatttgttaatatactcactgtaaataatattatcaggcataccatgtagtacttccaataaatttcatatgagaaatacaacaacatcattcaaccatttactcatttgagaaatgaatctgcatcttcatactatatcaacaatatccactttttaatcacatcacaattacatcttccactcatgcatctcgtgctcgtagtttctctccttgttatataatgtttcaagttttgtacctgtgtgtgtgtgtgtgtgcataatgatctatctctctatatatatttatacggtagcattttttttgttgttgaaagatgttcaatgatgagttaaacaaattgaaaaagatcaaaattctgaaattgaaacataaacaaatcagaaattgcattgtctactagatcattgtgaAAGTACAATtccaacaaagagaagattgaaacatatgaactaagtgagaaatttaaacaaataaaacacaaacaattcagaaattgaaacataaacaattcacaaattgcattgtctactagatcattgccaaagtaaagtcatatAGACTTTACCTGAGAGGCATGCTTGTTGTCTTTGACATAGTGAGTCCTAGATCATTGCctgccataacaatcacaacaaaatgcaaaacaaactaaggtgtgttaagaaacacatttaataagaaatgcataactacctaagatatctacacaaattaatataaaatgtaagcattaaaggtataatctccaaagaattgaagtgtgttaataaacacatttacattgatattatgatcttccacaagtatggttcttccctcgatgctctagcacgcctgcaaaaaacaacaataaTCGATGGCAGCGTAACGTtgtaacaacaaatcatccataaattattgaatgcataagtacatatatatacatatccagctacatacatacacacatgtacatagaattgcacatatgcacatgtacatacatatgcatatgcatatgtataacgtACATATATATTGCAAAGAAAGAGTTAcctaaggaatgtgcaaagggaatttgcagaactcagaaatatgcaatgaattggattgtaatcaaagtgacatggaaaattttgtcttataatataattcaaatgtgCAATGCATTAAATTGTGGTAGCtaccaattttcaaatttgaatttttgtgggaaacattcgttcatgtcatattgaatatgcagacctccattgcttcgaattgtttAGTTttattctacacacacacacatacatgtatatgtgtgtgtgtgtatttgtgtatggacaataaccatatatgtatgtgtgtgtgtgtggatgacaAACATATAGGCACACTAAACTGTAAGAGAGCatgaaatgaaactgtaaaccgcatacaaagaaatcgtcaatatacaaagcataatgcagctacgaaggagtataaaccatcattggacatccaacatGGCTGTTATTATTATTTACAATGACTATATTGAAATAAATGCTGGTTTACtgaaaacaatataatttaaattgaaatatttataacatttaacattgactgtagaaggaatttagttattcaatgtgtaccaatctgaatgaccacccttgaataaggaaactgttgttgattacaacaagttctgtggctatatggttattgtccatatacatataaaaatatatatagacaataaccatatagccagcgAACTTGCATCAACCATCGttatagaacatattatgctattgtgtgtttcttcatgtatacatatacatatacatatatatatatacatatacatatacatgtatatgtaaatacatgtacacatgtatatatatacatacacatatatatgtatatgtgtgtatatatatgtatgtgtatacatatatatggacaataaccaaaATAGGCAGAGAACTTGAAACtgtatataacaaggagacaaactaaaagcatgaggtgcaggagtaaaatatgtaattgtgatgtgattgaaaagtggatattgctgatattctattagatagtgaaaaattccatcattgaacatctttcaacaaaaaataaatggtaccgtataaatatatagagagagacatatcattgaaatgaaaccctcaatgccattgagagaaatgatgaaaaaaaaatctatttctgtaactcatcattgaacatctttcaacaaaataaaatggtattgtgtctctatttgtgtatacatgataatatagacaataaccatatagccagagaactcaaaaaagccatgcagGAGTTGTAAGTATGTAcctgtaatgtgtgtgtgtgtgtgtgtgtgtgtctctctctctctctctctatatatatatatagagagagagagagagagagagagagagagagagagagagagagagagagagagagagagagagagagagagagagagagagatgtacaaaaattgaaacattatataacaataaccatatagccagagaact from Cryptomeria japonica chromosome 3, Sugi_1.0, whole genome shotgun sequence harbors:
- the LOC131045301 gene encoding pyruvate dehydrogenase E1 component subunit alpha-3, chloroplastic, translated to MTTMSTCRIAGPSICVTRAPLAFCAKPSKGCRWAREKKGFKGSDLVFSQRGLTKVGARKRMGVYAVASPSELVQDNVDAKQDLLITREEGLELYEDMVLGRSFEDMCAQMYYRGKMFGFVHLYNGQEAISSGFIKLLKAKDYVCSTYRDHVHALSKGVPARAVMSELFGKTTGCCRGQGGSMHMFSKEHGLLGGFAFIGEGIPVATGAAFSTKYKREVLKDDSADAVTVAFFGDGTCNNGQFFECLNMAALWRLPIIFVVENNLWAIGMSHVRATSVPEIWKKGPAFGMPGVHVDGMDVLKVREVAKEAVARARRGDGPTLVECETYRFRGHSLADPDELRDPAEKAHYAARDPIVSLRKYLVENNLANELDLKAIEKKIDEIVEDAVEFADASPLPQRGQLLENVFADPKGFGIGPDGRYRCEDPGFTAGTTQV